The following coding sequences lie in one Arachis ipaensis cultivar K30076 chromosome B03, Araip1.1, whole genome shotgun sequence genomic window:
- the LOC107634675 gene encoding NAC domain-containing protein 10-like, which yields MTWCNRSSVVEGGIEIINHPNLNIIAIPRNSNDNNNSVISVNHANTPPKPTEIRAVTCPSCGHHIQIQQDQGGGIQDLPGLPAGVKFDPNDQEILEHLDAKVQSDVRKLHPLIDEFIPTLEGENGICYTHPEKLPGVSKDGQVRHFFHRPSKAYTTGTRKRRKVHTDQEGSETRWHKTGKTRPISVAGSVKGFKKILVLYTNYGRQKKPEKTNWVMHQYHLGSNEEEKDGELVVSKVFYQTQPRQCANKDPYDERLLMTSQINSVNDISIHALPKNNNNNNAGFVDYYNPGFMNMNYEQMNETTSPQLIPNMVVQGDSSSFIRLPRLDRK from the exons atgaCATGGTGCAATAGATCATCAGTTGTGGAGGGGGGAATCGAAATAATCAACCACCCCAATCTCAATATTATTGCAATCCCTAGAAATAGTAATGACAATAATAATAGTGTTATTAGTGTTAATCACGCAAATACTCCTCCTAAACCAACCGAAATCCGAGCCGTTACTTGCCCCTCTTGTGGTCATCACATTCAAATACAACAAGATCAG GGTGGGGGAATTCAAGACTTGCCAGGATTGCCAGCTGGAGTGAAATTTGATCCGAATGACCAAGAGATACTGGAGCATTTGGATGCAAAAGTGCAGTCTGATGTGAGAAAGCTTCATCCTCTAATTGATGAGTTCATACCAACTCTTGAGGGCGAGAATGGAATTTGCTATACTCACCCAGAGAAGCTTCCAG GAGTAAGCAAAGATGGACAAGTGCGTCACTTCTTTCACAGGCCTTCAAAAGCATACACAACGGGAACAAGGAAGAGAAGAAAGGTTCACACCGACCAAGAAGGAAGCGAGACTAGGTGGCACAAAACTGGCAAAACCAGACCCATCTCTGTGGCTGGTTCCGTTAAGGGTTTCAAGAAGATTCTTGTTCTCTACACCAACTATGGCAGGCAGAAGAAGCCCGAGAAGACCAACTGGGTCATGCATCAGTACCATCTCGGCTCCAACGAAGAAGAGAAAGACGGCGAACTCGTcgtttctaaggttttctatcaAACACAACCTCGACAGTGTGCAAACAAGGATCCTTATGATGAAAGATTATTGATGACTTCACAAATTAACAGTGTCAATGACATTAGCATTCACGCACTAcccaagaacaacaacaacaacaatgcagGTTTTGTGGATTATTATAACCCCGGTTTCATGAATATGAATTATGAACAGATGAACGAGACTACCTCACCGCAACTGATTCCGAATATGGTGGTGCAAGGTGACAGCTCTTCTTTCATTCGGTTACCCAGGTTGGACAGAAAGTAG